The following proteins are co-located in the Gloeocapsa sp. PCC 7428 genome:
- the cas3 gene encoding type I-D CRISPR-associated helicase Cas3' yields the protein MSNYCITLKPVYSQTVPTPEGVKLPEDWSLSWHQAATLEALRNYDVVFNTAMTGDGKSLAAYLHAMTSRISTLAMYPTNELARDQEKQVHNYKDKFQPKHDPQIYRLNAAILEDFIITNKLPTKQSGLINLSNQAEILLTNPDIFHYIHDFRYLRRYKKGDKLKGENADKLFRKIDDNYNLFIFDEFHVFSSPQVASIFNAILLIKHTTTPGKKFLFLSATPSELLQEFLTRSGISYKIINPVSQNAYCFSPTNDNWRQISQSITLNFPKGLEPSMRSSYDWLQENAKSVILKFFQDYPHSKGAIILNSIAAVKKLKSYFEEIFEPLGFKVRENTGLTGETEKAESVAEADLLLGTSTIDVGVDFRINFLVFEGADAGNFIQRFGRIGRHPGFPIYQAYALVPQFIVERLFEVESHPLRDGENYDRVTFTEAIRLHYPFVNEFRQYPKRWGAIQSACMHQELKPLSSQYPETATNFKEDVENAFDVNIWHKYKQITQCLETSKKNKKIIEEARSFRGSSQLDCAIYDATNPNEAEHERFKIYNLPGILSNFIFEWMNKAEFMRQAEAFGVNTTRIQETLCCLRLTGYRDVREDWRFYYPEDISEIAALGKVHVLQGLEIYQPHGSGINRISDAVSNRGLVCFISDRDRTYLRAKLGLPIHFQAYPLADKYSSSDRRLPPYTIAFGKSALLLETLLWYWKPKKNEGWIC from the coding sequence ATGTCCAATTATTGTATTACTCTCAAGCCTGTGTATTCTCAAACGGTTCCCACTCCAGAAGGCGTGAAACTACCAGAGGATTGGTCACTTTCCTGGCATCAAGCGGCAACTCTAGAGGCATTACGCAATTACGATGTAGTTTTTAATACGGCAATGACTGGTGATGGCAAAAGTCTAGCTGCCTATCTGCACGCGATGACAAGTCGTATCTCTACTTTGGCAATGTACCCGACGAACGAGTTGGCAAGAGATCAGGAAAAACAAGTACACAATTATAAGGACAAATTCCAACCAAAACACGATCCGCAAATTTATCGTTTGAATGCAGCAATCTTAGAAGATTTCATTATTACAAATAAACTACCTACAAAACAGTCAGGATTAATTAATCTCTCAAATCAAGCAGAAATTCTGCTAACTAACCCTGATATTTTTCACTATATCCATGATTTTCGTTATCTCAGACGTTATAAAAAGGGTGATAAGCTTAAGGGAGAAAATGCCGACAAGTTATTTAGAAAAATAGACGATAATTATAATTTGTTCATTTTTGATGAGTTTCATGTTTTCTCTTCTCCACAAGTTGCTAGTATTTTTAATGCTATTTTGCTAATTAAACATACAACGACTCCTGGAAAAAAGTTTTTATTTTTATCTGCAACACCAAGCGAATTATTGCAAGAGTTTTTGACAAGATCGGGAATCAGTTATAAAATCATCAATCCAGTTTCTCAAAATGCTTATTGCTTTTCGCCTACTAATGACAACTGGCGACAAATTAGTCAATCAATTACCTTGAATTTTCCTAAAGGTTTAGAACCAAGTATGCGTTCTAGTTATGATTGGCTGCAAGAAAATGCAAAGTCAGTAATTTTGAAATTCTTTCAAGATTATCCTCATAGCAAAGGGGCAATTATCCTTAATTCAATTGCTGCTGTTAAGAAGTTAAAGTCATATTTTGAAGAGATTTTTGAGCCATTAGGATTTAAGGTAAGGGAAAACACAGGTTTAACGGGTGAAACCGAAAAAGCGGAATCAGTTGCTGAAGCAGACTTACTATTAGGAACTTCTACGATTGATGTAGGAGTTGATTTTAGAATTAACTTTTTGGTATTTGAGGGTGCTGATGCAGGTAATTTTATCCAACGCTTTGGCAGAATTGGCAGACATCCAGGTTTTCCTATCTATCAAGCCTATGCACTCGTTCCTCAGTTCATTGTTGAACGGTTATTTGAAGTTGAGTCGCATCCTTTACGAGATGGCGAAAATTATGACCGAGTAACTTTTACAGAAGCAATTCGTTTGCATTACCCTTTCGTGAATGAATTTAGACAGTATCCCAAACGCTGGGGTGCGATTCAATCAGCTTGTATGCATCAAGAATTAAAACCACTTTCTTCACAGTATCCAGAGACAGCAACAAATTTTAAAGAAGATGTTGAAAATGCATTTGATGTTAATATTTGGCACAAGTATAAACAAATTACTCAATGTTTGGAAACGAGTAAAAAGAATAAAAAGATTATTGAAGAGGCGCGGAGTTTTCGGGGAAGCAGTCAGTTAGATTGTGCAATTTATGATGCTACAAACCCAAATGAAGCAGAGCATGAACGCTTCAAAATTTATAACTTACCAGGTATTCTCAGTAATTTTATATTCGAGTGGATGAACAAAGCCGAATTTATGCGTCAAGCAGAAGCTTTTGGAGTAAATACCACTCGAATCCAAGAGACTTTGTGCTGTTTGCGGTTGACTGGTTATCGAGATGTACGGGAAGACTGGCGGTTTTACTATCCAGAAGATATCAGCGAAATTGCTGCGTTGGGTAAAGTGCATGTTTTGCAAGGTTTAGAAATATACCAACCACATGGTAGCGGGATTAATAGAATCAGTGATGCGGTGTCAAATCGAGGTTTGGTGTGCTTCATTTCAGATCGCGATCGCACTTATCTACGAGCGAAGTTAGGTTTACCTATCCACTTTCAAGCATATCCTCTAGCTGACAAATACAGTAGCAGCGATCGCAGGTTACCACCGTACACCATTGCTTTTGGTAAATCTGCATTACTGCTAGAAACTCTACTTTGGTATTGGAAACCTAAGAAGAATGAAGGATGGATTTGCTAA